The DNA sequence GCGGGTCAAGACTCAGCTGGAGCTGGAGGCTTTGCTGGAGCAGGGGACTGATTTCAATTCGCAGACAGTTGTGATGATTCAGTGTGTCGGTTCCAGAAACAGCGAGCATCCCTGGTGTTCCCGGGTCTGCTGTACTGAGGCAGTCAAGAATGCGCTGGCGATCCGGCGGCGCTATCCGCAGTCGCGGGTTTACATCTTCTACCGGGATATGCGGACCTACGGTTTCCGGGAGGCGTTGTACCGTGAAGCTCGGCGTGCCGGCGTTGTTTTCATTCATTACGAGCCTGATGATCTGAAGGTGGAGAAGCGGGATGGCAGAATTGTTGTCTCCAGCTATGATCCGGTGCTGGCACAGCGGATTGCAGCTGCTGCTGACTGGCTGGTGCTTTCAACCGGAGTTGTGCCCGCACCGGTGAACTCCCAGCTGGCAAAGATGCTCAAGGTGCCGTTAAATGAGGATGGATTCTTCCTTGAAGCCCATATGAAGCTCCGGCCGGTGGACTTCAACACCGCCGGCATCTTCATGGCCGGAATGTGTCACAGTCCGCGTTTTATTTCCGAAACCATCGCTCAGGCGCTGGCAGCAGCGGCGCGTGCCGGTTCAGTGATCAGTCAGGACACTATTACCACATCGGCGGTGGTTGCCCGGGTTAATACCCGCTGGTGTGCGGGCTGCGGAATCTGTGAGCAGGTTTGCCAGTACGAGGCGGCACGGCTCAATCCCGAAACCGGGAAATCGGAGGTGACTCCTGTGCTCTGTCAGGGCTGCGGGGCGTGTGCAGCTGCCTGTCCATCAAATGCAATTGAACTTCAGGGGTTTGAATCAAAGCAGCTGCTGGCAATGATTGAGGAGGCGCTGTGAAAGGCAAATATTGGTGCGCGGCAGGAGGTGACAGATGAGCTTTGAACCCAAGATCGTCGGTTTTCTCTGTAACTGGTGCACCTATGCGGGTGCGGATCTGGCAGGAACTTCACGGCTCCAGTATCCGCCGAATATGCGGCCGATCCGGGTGATGTGTTCCGGGGCAGTGGACTCGGTTTACATCCTCCGGGCACTGCTGGAAGGGGCAGATGGGGTCTTCATCGGCGGTTGTCATCCGGGTGACTGCCACTATGTTTCCGGTAACTACAAGACCAGGCGCCGGATGGTGCTGTTCAATTCAATCATGCGGGCACTCGGGCTGGATGAGGGGCGGGTGCTGTTGCGCTGGATATCTGCTGCTGAGGGCAAGAAATTTGCTGATACGGTAACGGAGATGACCGAGCGGTTGCGTCAGCTCGGTCCCAGTCCGTTCCGGAAGCTGTGGGAGGTGTGATTTGGGCAAGATCGGTCTGCTGCCAGTAAAAGACAACCGTCCGGTTCAGACGCTGCGTGAACTTTTTGTCCGCTGGCTGGAATCGGGTCATGTGTCTGCCCTGCTGGTGCCGGCGGTTTCCCCGGCCGGGGTGGTGGCGCCGGTGCTCTGGTCTGATCCGGAAAAAGCATTACAGATTTATCCGCTTTTGCCGGTGATGGGAATTAACAGTGCTGGTGTGGTGGCAGAGATTGCCGCGGATAAGGCGGAAGGCAGCCGGCTGGGAGTGGTATTAAGACCCTGTGAGATGCGGGCGGTGGTGGAGCTGATTAAGCTTCAGCAGATTGCCCGGGACAATCTGGTTCTGATCGGCGTGGACTGTGCAGGAACATACAAGCCGACCACCTTGGGATCTGAGCTTAAAAATGATGCGGGGGAACTTGAGAACTGGATTACCGGGTTTCTGACCGCTCAGGACCGGTATCTGAAGGATGAGCGGTTACGCCGTGCCTGCCAGCTGTGTGAATTTCCAGTTCCGCTCGTTTATGATGTGGCGCTCGGCTTTCTCGGGGTCAATCCGAAGGAGCAGCTGCTGATTCAGTCTGCCAGTGAGCTGGGAGATATGCTGCTGACCGAAGTGAACATTTCGCCAGTCGCAGCAGTGCCGGCAGAGAGGCAAACGTATCTCGACCATTTCATTTCCAAGCGTCAGGAGCAGGCAGTCCGGGCGATTGCCGATTTTGACCGGGCTGCTCTTGGTCCGGAAAATCTGGTGCGCTATTTTGCCTCCTGCATCAACTGCCATAACTGCATGAAGGTGTGTCCGGTCTGTTACTGCCGGGAATGTTTCTTTGACTCGGAGGTTCTGAAGCGGGACCTGGATGGTTATATCCGGGTGTCCCGGCGTAAGGGGCTGAACCGGATGCCGGCAGACACACTGCTGTTTCATCTGACCAGAATGAACCACATGATGACCTCCTGTGTCCAGTGTGGCATCTGTGAGGATTCCTGTCCAGCCGGGATCGGTTTAAGCGTCATGTTCAAGAAGGTTTCCCGGGAGGCGCAGGCAGCATTTGAATATCTATCCGGTCGCTCGCTTGAGGAGCCGTTGCCGCTGACCACCTTCCGTGAGGATGAGTTCCGGCAGATCGGGGAGGATTAGTCATGGCAGAACTGCTCCTGAACGAACTGGATGCCAGTTTCAAGCACCGGATTGCAGAACGGATGGGCGATGACAGTTTTCTCAACTGTTTTGCCTGCGGTTCCTGCACCGCTTCCTGTCCGGTGCGCCGGCTGGAGGAGAAATACAATCCCCGCCGGCTGATCAGGATGGCGATTCTGGGAATGAAGGAGGAGGTTTACCGCTCGGAATTCCTCTGGCTCTGTTCCTATCACTCTACCTGCCATTATCGCTGTCCGCAGAAGGTGAATATCGGAGCAGTCTGCGATGCGGTGGTGCGGATCCGGCAGGAGCGGGACGAAAATCACTGGCCGGCAGGTCCTACCCGTGAATTTCGCCAGCGGGTGCTGCGGGAGGTTTCCGGCGTGAGCGCCTGTTTTGTCTGCGGAACCTGCACCGCGGTCTGTCCCGAAAGTTTTCTTGATCCTTCGCGGGATCCAAGAAAGTTCATCCGCAAGGTTAATCTCGGTCTGGCACAGGCGGCACTGGCCGATGAGTTCAAGGATATCTGCGCCACCCATTTACGGTGTGAGAGCCGCTGTCCGCAGGGGGTGAAGATCAGCCGGGTGATGCAGGCACTGCGCGAGCTGGCGCTGGAAGACGGTTTTTCCTGTCCAGAATCGTTAAACTTTCTGAAAAATCAGACAGATGACTGAGCCGAAATTTTCGGACCGGGTGTTAGTTATCGGTGGCGGGATCGGCGGTGTTCAGGCAGCGCTTGATCTCGCCGATACCGGCAGAAAGGTTTACTTGGTGGAAAGTGCGCCGGCGATTGGTGGCTATATGGCGATGCTGGATAAAACTTTTCCCACTAACGACTGTTCGATGTGCATTCTCAGCCCGAAGCTGGTCAGTTGTGCCCGGCATCCGAATGTGGAACTGATGACACTGAGCCGGCTCGTGGCACTCAGCGGTGAGCCGGGCAGGTTTCGGATACGGATACTTCGCCATGCCCGCTCGGTGGACCTTTCCCGGTGCACCGGCTGTGGTGACTGTCTGGAGAAGTGTCCGGTCAAAGTACCGAATGAGTTTGAGGGCGGTCTGGCACAACGCCGAGCAATCTACCGGCTCTATGCCCAGGCGGTACCCAATGCACCGGTGATTGACCGCCGCTTCTGTCTCAAATTCACCAAGGACCGCTGTGGCAACTGTGCCCGGGTGTGCAAGGCCGGGGCGATTGATTACCGCCAGCAGGATGAGGAGATTGAACTGGAAGTCGGTGCGGTGATCAATGCAAGCGGCAGTGTGATTGCTGATCCGCAACTCCGGCAGGAGTTCGGACACCGGCGCCTCGCCAATGTAGTTACCGCACTGGAGTTTGAGCGTATTCTTTCCGCCTCAGGTCCTTATTCCGGGCATGTCCTCCGTCCTGGTGATGGTAAGGAGCCGAAACGCATCGCCTGGGTTCAGTGTTTCGGTTCCAGGGATGAGTCAATTGATCACGGTTACTGTTCGTCGGTCTGCTGCATGTATGCGGTCAAGGAGGCGGTGATCGCCCGCGAGCACAATCCGGCGATTGAACCGACGGTTTTCTATATGGACATCCGGGCTTACGGCAAGGAGTTTGACCGCTATATTGAACGGGCACAGAAGCAGTACGGGGTGAGGTTCGTCCAGGCGCGGGTGGCGGAAATTCTTGAGCAGAAGGAGAGCGGGAGTCTGATTGTCCGCTACGCTGATACCGGGGGTCAGCGTTCTGAGCTGTTTGATCTGGTAGTGCTGTCCTGCGGGCTCAGTGCCCGGGAGTTTGCTGGTATGACGGTAGAAAGGGATAGTGCCGGATTTCCTGTGACCAGGTTGACCGAGCCGGTCAGTAGTTCCAGCGCCGGGGTATTTCTGGCCGGCAGCTGTGCGGCGCCGGTGGCGATCCCCGAGACGGTGATGGCAGCATCAGCAGCAGCGCTGAAGGCGATGACGCTGACCGTTCCGGCGGCGAAAGCCGTATCTGAAGAGCAGAGTGGTTTTGAACTTGATGTTGCCGGTGCTCCACCCCGAATCGGTGTTTTTGTCTGCAACTGCGGGATTAATATCGGCGGGGTGGTGCGGGTGCCGGAGGTGGTGGAGTATGCTCGGACACTGCCCGGAGTGGTTTATGCCGAAGAAAATCTCTATTCCTGTTCGGCGGATACGCTGGAGAAGCTCAAGCAGAGGGTCAGGGAGTATAACCTGAACCGGGTGGTGGTGGCATCCTGTTCCCCCCGGACGCACGAACCGCTGTTCCAGCAGACACTGGCTGAAGCAGGATTGAATCCGCATCTGTTTGCGATGGCAAACATCCGGGACCAGTGTTCTTGGGTGCATCCGGACCGGGATAGGGCAACAGAAAAGGCAAAGGATCTGGTCAAGATGGCGGTCGCCAGAGTACGCCGGCAGCTACCGCTCAAACCGGTGAAACTGCCGGTTACTAGGGCGGCACTGGTCGTCGGCGGCGGTATCAGTGGTATGGCGGCAGCGCTGGCGCTTGCTGACACCGGGGTTGATGTTTGTTTGGTGGAACGGGAGCCGGTTCTTGGGGGCATGGCAAGAAGAA is a window from the candidate division WOR-3 bacterium genome containing:
- a CDS encoding hydrogenase iron-sulfur subunit — protein: MSFEPKIVGFLCNWCTYAGADLAGTSRLQYPPNMRPIRVMCSGAVDSVYILRALLEGADGVFIGGCHPGDCHYVSGNYKTRRRMVLFNSIMRALGLDEGRVLLRWISAAEGKKFADTVTEMTERLRQLGPSPFRKLWEV
- a CDS encoding 4Fe-4S dicluster domain-containing protein, whose translation is MAELLLNELDASFKHRIAERMGDDSFLNCFACGSCTASCPVRRLEEKYNPRRLIRMAILGMKEEVYRSEFLWLCSYHSTCHYRCPQKVNIGAVCDAVVRIRQERDENHWPAGPTREFRQRVLREVSGVSACFVCGTCTAVCPESFLDPSRDPRKFIRKVNLGLAQAALADEFKDICATHLRCESRCPQGVKISRVMQALRELALEDGFSCPESLNFLKNQTDD
- a CDS encoding 4Fe-4S dicluster domain-containing protein, with product MGKIGLLPVKDNRPVQTLRELFVRWLESGHVSALLVPAVSPAGVVAPVLWSDPEKALQIYPLLPVMGINSAGVVAEIAADKAEGSRLGVVLRPCEMRAVVELIKLQQIARDNLVLIGVDCAGTYKPTTLGSELKNDAGELENWITGFLTAQDRYLKDERLRRACQLCEFPVPLVYDVALGFLGVNPKEQLLIQSASELGDMLLTEVNISPVAAVPAERQTYLDHFISKRQEQAVRAIADFDRAALGPENLVRYFASCINCHNCMKVCPVCYCRECFFDSEVLKRDLDGYIRVSRRKGLNRMPADTLLFHLTRMNHMMTSCVQCGICEDSCPAGIGLSVMFKKVSREAQAAFEYLSGRSLEEPLPLTTFREDEFRQIGED
- a CDS encoding FAD-dependent oxidoreductase is translated as MTEPKFSDRVLVIGGGIGGVQAALDLADTGRKVYLVESAPAIGGYMAMLDKTFPTNDCSMCILSPKLVSCARHPNVELMTLSRLVALSGEPGRFRIRILRHARSVDLSRCTGCGDCLEKCPVKVPNEFEGGLAQRRAIYRLYAQAVPNAPVIDRRFCLKFTKDRCGNCARVCKAGAIDYRQQDEEIELEVGAVINASGSVIADPQLRQEFGHRRLANVVTALEFERILSASGPYSGHVLRPGDGKEPKRIAWVQCFGSRDESIDHGYCSSVCCMYAVKEAVIAREHNPAIEPTVFYMDIRAYGKEFDRYIERAQKQYGVRFVQARVAEILEQKESGSLIVRYADTGGQRSELFDLVVLSCGLSAREFAGMTVERDSAGFPVTRLTEPVSSSSAGVFLAGSCAAPVAIPETVMAASAAALKAMTLTVPAAKAVSEEQSGFELDVAGAPPRIGVFVCNCGINIGGVVRVPEVVEYARTLPGVVYAEENLYSCSADTLEKLKQRVREYNLNRVVVASCSPRTHEPLFQQTLAEAGLNPHLFAMANIRDQCSWVHPDRDRATEKAKDLVKMAVARVRRQLPLKPVKLPVTRAALVVGGGISGMAAALALADTGVDVCLVEREPVLGGMARRIYETIEGEDVQRLLAEMEERVRSHPRIRIFTGAEIRRVNGFVGSFETTVAVAGREEIVRHGVVIVATGAQYRQPDEYLYGQDPRIRTQQELEEIIARQPEELKRLDKVVMIQCVGSREGKHNYCSRVCCTEAVKNALAIKRINPDCDIYILYRDIRTYGILERYYRQAREAGVIFVRYEETDKPRVKVSDGKLQVELLEPVLKMPLTLQPDWLILSSGVTPYSDASILGQLLKVPLQQDGFFLEAHAKLRPVDFATDGVFVAGMCHYPKFIPEAVASAQAAAGRAATVLAREYIEAEPYQAVVNPERCSACGMCEKLCAYRAIEVQVIDERSGRRAAVVNQAMCKGCGACAANCRSAAIDIRGFVAENISRELAALFAED